One window from the genome of Desulfuromonadales bacterium encodes:
- a CDS encoding DUF1015 family protein — DQGVLIFPTHRLLCNLSDFSPEPFLDALGEWFEIETQTIAPTDAEARKEIRRVLKEKGRARRTLALFAGGEIIYYLSLRDEKVMDRFFDPKTPKALRTLDVSILHQLIFEKVLGITAEAQEQQSHLKYVKNFDEPFEQVLAGQAQAAFLMNATRMSEVRDVANAGEKMPQKSTYFYPKLLTGLVFSKIVEGEKVTE, encoded by the coding sequence GACCAGGGCGTACTGATTTTCCCGACGCACCGGCTGCTCTGCAATCTGTCCGATTTCAGCCCGGAGCCTTTTCTGGATGCTTTGGGCGAGTGGTTCGAAATCGAGACGCAGACGATTGCACCGACAGACGCAGAAGCCCGTAAAGAGATACGACGGGTTCTAAAGGAAAAGGGAAGGGCAAGACGTACCTTGGCCCTTTTTGCAGGTGGTGAAATAATTTATTATCTCTCCCTGCGCGATGAAAAGGTGATGGACCGCTTTTTCGACCCGAAGACCCCGAAGGCCCTGCGAACGCTGGATGTCTCCATTCTCCATCAGCTCATCTTCGAGAAGGTTCTCGGCATCACTGCCGAGGCGCAGGAACAGCAGTCTCATCTGAAGTACGTAAAAAACTTTGATGAGCCGTTTGAGCAGGTGCTCGCCGGCCAGGCTCAGGCAGCGTTCCTGATGAACGCCACCCGCATGAGCGAGGTGCGCGACGTGGCCAACGCTGGCGAGAAGATGCCGCAGAAATCGACTTACTTTTACCCCAAGCTCCTCACCGGTCTGGTGTTCAGCAAGATCGTGGAAGGGGAGAAGGTGACGGAATAA